From Algiphilus sp.:
CAGCGTCGCCGACAACGGCTCCAGCTGCTGGTCGATGCGCGCCGCCACGCAGCGATCACCGAGCTCGGAATGCACCGCGTAGGCGAAGTCCACCGCAGTCGCGCCGCGCGGCATGCGCAGGATCTTGCCCTTGGGCGTGAAGACGTAGACCTCGTCAGGGAACAGGTCGATCTTGACGGTCTCGAAGAAGTCCACTGCCGCGGCCGAGTCCTGCAGCTCGAAGAGCGAGGACAGCCATTCGCGCGCGCGCGTCTCGGGCGCGGTGTGCTGCATGCCGCTGCCGCCGAGCTTGTACTGCCAGTGCGCCGCGATGCCGCTCTCGGCGATGTGATGCATCTCGCGGGTGCGGATCTGGACCTCGATCTTGCGCCCGTGCGGCCCCATGCAGGTGGTGTGCAGGCTCTGGTAACCGTTCGACTTGGGGTTGGCGATGTAGTCGTTGAACAGTTCCGAGATGGGGCGATAGCAATGGTGGACCATGCCCAGCGCGCGGTAGCACTCGTCGACCTTCGACACCACGATGCGGAAGCCCAGCACATCCATCACCGCCGGAAGCTTCAGCTTCTTGCGGCGCATCTTCTCGTAGATGCTGTAGAGGTTCTTCTGCCGTCCGACGACGGTGGCGCCGATGCCCTCGTCGCGCAGCGATCGCGACAGCCGCGACTCGATCTCCGAGATGTTCTTGCGGGTATTGCCGATCTGCTGGCGCACCGCATGCTCGATGACGCGGTAGCGCTGCGGATAGAGATTGGCGAAGGCCAGATCCTCCAGCTCCACCCGCAGGAAGTGGATGCCCAGGCGGTGCGCCATCGGCGCGTAGACCTGCAGGGTCTCCAGCGCCTTCTCGCGGCGCTTGCCGGCCTCCATGACACCGAGCGTGCGCATGTTGTGCAGGCGGTCGGCCAGCTTGATGAGGATGACCCGGAGGTCCTTGGTCATCGCCAGCAGCAGCTTGCGCACCGACTCGGCCTGCGCCTGCGCGCGCGACACGCCCTCGGCACGATCGAACTTCGAGACACCGTCGACCAGCTCCGCGACGTCGTCACCGAAGTCGCGCGCGATCTCCGCCTTGGTGACCGCGGTGTCCTCGATGACGTCGTGCAGAATGGCGGCGATGATGGTGACGTGATCCAGCCGCATCTCGGCCAGGATCCGGGCCACCGCCAGCGGGTGATAGATGTAGGGCTCGCCGCTGGTCCGCGTCTGGCCGGCGTGCAGCTG
This genomic window contains:
- a CDS encoding bifunctional (p)ppGpp synthetase/guanosine-3',5'-bis(diphosphate) 3'-pyrophosphohydrolase — translated: MTRQQLPVIGRIGNALRAQRVARTFGIDALARVLEAYLTGDQIDEVRRAHALGQQLHAGQTRTSGEPYIYHPLAVARILAEMRLDHVTIIAAILHDVIEDTAVTKAEIARDFGDDVAELVDGVSKFDRAEGVSRAQAQAESVRKLLLAMTKDLRVILIKLADRLHNMRTLGVMEAGKRREKALETLQVYAPMAHRLGIHFLRVELEDLAFANLYPQRYRVIEHAVRQQIGNTRKNISEIESRLSRSLRDEGIGATVVGRQKNLYSIYEKMRRKKLKLPAVMDVLGFRIVVSKVDECYRALGMVHHCYRPISELFNDYIANPKSNGYQSLHTTCMGPHGRKIEVQIRTREMHHIAESGIAAHWQYKLGGSGMQHTAPETRAREWLSSLFELQDSAAAVDFFETVKIDLFPDEVYVFTPKGKILRMPRGATAVDFAYAVHSELGDRCVAARIDQQLEPLSATLQNGQTVEIITARHAQPNAAWLNFVKTAKARSCIRHYLRNLREDEAIRLGKRLLERALRGLELSANVLRGEAVERVLTLYKLDDLETLYADIGLGRRLAPLVARHFLPESESGRTAGEGPALAVEGTEGLVLDYGKCCHPLPGDEIRGHVSAGRGLIIHRAVCKQAASGVRAAPQDWIPLAWSEEVAGSFSAELRVKALNERGALADIATEIANAESSIENVQMSERHDDESADIRFVIGVRNRTHLARVLRRVRRISVVARAQRT